A single window of Rhizobium indicum DNA harbors:
- a CDS encoding lipoprotein-releasing ABC transporter permease subunit, which produces MAEAAVDRSSKSGLGPAGKPFSTFERLVAWRYLRARRKEAFISVIAGFSFVGIMLGVATLIIVMAVMNGFRTELVSRILGINGHMIVQPVDGPFTDYPVLSSKLAAVPGVKMALPLVEGQVLASAQAGGSTGALVRGARAEDLIKLKTVSDNIKSGDMVGYASGDGVLIGTRMADQLGLRVGDLITLTSPDGDITPMGVSPRIKSYKISGLFEIGMSEYDSSIIFMPLEEAQLYFNAEGLVQSIELFVDNPDDIDDLRPKVEEAAGRQIAITDWRQRNQTFFSALQVERNVMFMILTLIVLVAALNIISGLIMLVKDKGSDIAILRTMGASAGAIMRIFFMTGAAIGIVGTIAGVLLGVLVCVNIESVRQFFSWISGTVLFNPQVYFLSQLPAEMDLSETISIVVMALTLSFIATIFPAWRASRLDPVQALRYE; this is translated from the coding sequence ATGGCAGAAGCAGCAGTGGACCGGAGTTCGAAATCCGGCTTGGGTCCGGCTGGCAAGCCATTTTCCACCTTTGAACGCCTCGTGGCGTGGCGTTATCTGCGCGCCCGCCGCAAGGAAGCCTTCATATCGGTCATCGCCGGCTTCTCCTTTGTCGGCATCATGCTCGGCGTTGCGACGCTGATCATCGTCATGGCCGTCATGAACGGCTTCCGCACCGAGCTCGTCTCGCGCATCCTCGGCATCAACGGCCACATGATCGTTCAGCCGGTCGACGGCCCCTTCACCGATTATCCGGTCCTCAGCAGCAAGCTCGCCGCCGTACCTGGCGTCAAGATGGCGCTACCGCTCGTGGAAGGGCAGGTGCTCGCCTCAGCCCAGGCCGGCGGCAGCACCGGCGCTCTGGTGCGCGGCGCCCGCGCCGAGGATCTGATCAAGCTCAAAACGGTCTCCGACAACATCAAATCCGGCGATATGGTGGGGTATGCCTCCGGCGACGGCGTGCTGATCGGCACCCGCATGGCCGACCAACTCGGTCTGCGCGTTGGCGATCTCATTACGCTGACGTCACCGGATGGCGACATTACGCCGATGGGTGTCAGCCCTCGCATCAAATCCTACAAGATTTCCGGTCTCTTCGAGATCGGCATGTCGGAATATGACTCCTCGATCATCTTCATGCCGCTCGAGGAAGCGCAGCTCTATTTCAATGCCGAGGGACTGGTGCAGTCGATCGAGCTCTTCGTCGACAACCCCGACGATATCGACGATCTAAGGCCCAAGGTGGAGGAAGCGGCCGGCCGCCAGATCGCCATCACCGACTGGCGCCAGCGCAACCAGACCTTCTTCTCGGCGCTTCAGGTCGAGCGCAACGTCATGTTCATGATCCTGACTCTGATCGTGCTTGTCGCGGCGCTGAACATCATCTCCGGCCTCATCATGCTGGTGAAGGACAAGGGCAGCGATATCGCCATCCTGCGCACCATGGGCGCCAGCGCCGGCGCGATCATGCGCATCTTCTTCATGACCGGGGCGGCGATCGGCATCGTCGGCACCATTGCCGGCGTTCTGCTCGGCGTTCTCGTCTGCGTCAACATCGAATCCGTCCGCCAGTTCTTCTCGTGGATTTCAGGCACCGTACTGTTCAATCCGCAAGTCTATTTCCTCAGCCAGCTGCCGGCCGAGATGGATCTGAGTGAAACGATCTCGATCGTCGTCATGGCGCTGACGCTCTCCTTCATCGCGACCATCTTCCCGGCCTGGCGTGCCTCCAGGCTCGATCCGGTGCAGGCCCTGCGCTACGAATAA
- a CDS encoding DUF5680 domain-containing protein — protein MVDIAMLNEFVVEAKAATYVGGGVARVPCRPGAHDIGFERGDWRYLDSYFGGTDFAGQEVVWLADEPVWAMNYFGCIIAPELIDGAAAGTVIKTALSAMYREGRFLGGMEFDHPFGRYIDSSEGGCERFSGHECIMVDGQKAYVLDYRGGLVIP, from the coding sequence ATGGTCGATATTGCGATGCTGAACGAATTCGTCGTGGAGGCGAAGGCTGCGACCTATGTCGGCGGCGGCGTGGCGCGCGTGCCCTGCCGGCCGGGTGCCCACGATATCGGTTTCGAACGCGGCGACTGGCGCTATCTCGACAGCTATTTCGGCGGGACCGATTTCGCCGGACAGGAAGTGGTGTGGCTTGCCGACGAGCCCGTCTGGGCGATGAATTATTTCGGCTGCATCATTGCGCCTGAGCTTATCGACGGCGCAGCAGCGGGAACGGTGATCAAGACGGCACTTTCTGCGATGTATCGCGAGGGCCGGTTTCTTGGCGGGATGGAATTCGACCATCCGTTCGGCCGCTATATCGACAGCAGCGAAGGCGGCTGCGAGCGGTTCAGCGGCCACGAATGCATCATGGTCGATGGCCAGAAGGCCTATGTGCTCGACTATCGCGGCGGGCTGGTCATCCCCTGA
- a CDS encoding biotin--[acetyl-CoA-carboxylase] ligase, translating to MASDGRRRISLGDFRHEALSETSSTNSECLARARAGDGGNLWVTAERQTGGRGRRGRLWVSERGNLYASLLLIDPAPMERLGSLPLAIAVAVHQAIRRMLPLGAEPLEVKWPNDILIGRKKTCGILVEGEGLPDGRYALIVGIGINISIMPDNPLYPVTCLRQQGSAASPEELFAHLFAATAEVLEIWDQGRGVGEITTLWRAIACGIGEKITVNLPDRSISGQFAGIDDNGLLMLDTGAGRIMPIAAGDVFFG from the coding sequence ATGGCTTCCGACGGACGGCGCCGGATATCGCTCGGCGATTTCAGGCACGAGGCTCTGTCGGAAACATCGTCCACCAACAGCGAATGCCTCGCCCGGGCTCGGGCGGGCGATGGCGGTAATCTCTGGGTGACCGCCGAGAGGCAGACGGGCGGTCGCGGCCGCCGCGGCAGGCTCTGGGTTTCCGAGCGCGGCAATCTCTACGCTTCCCTTCTCCTGATCGACCCGGCGCCGATGGAGCGGCTGGGCTCGCTGCCGCTGGCAATCGCCGTTGCCGTGCACCAGGCGATCCGCAGGATGTTGCCACTGGGCGCCGAACCGCTCGAGGTCAAATGGCCGAACGATATCCTCATCGGCCGAAAGAAGACCTGCGGCATTCTCGTCGAAGGCGAGGGGCTGCCGGACGGCCGTTACGCGCTGATCGTCGGCATCGGCATCAATATCTCGATAATGCCCGACAATCCGCTCTACCCCGTTACCTGCCTGCGTCAGCAGGGAAGTGCGGCGTCGCCGGAGGAACTTTTCGCGCATCTCTTCGCCGCCACGGCGGAAGTGCTTGAAATATGGGACCAGGGCCGTGGCGTCGGCGAGATCACGACGCTCTGGCGCGCCATCGCCTGCGGCATCGGCGAAAAGATTACGGTCAATTTGCCGGACCGATCGATTTCCGGACAATTCGCCGGAATTGATGATAATGGCTTGTTGATGCTCGATACCGGCGCTGGCAGGATAATGCCCATTGCTGCCGGTGATGTGTTTTTTGGATAG
- a CDS encoding DUF1467 family protein, whose amino-acid sequence MLQIFLQGFAVYFIIWWMTLFAVLPIGLRTQADDNDVVLGTVPSAPTRFRAAFVFSLTTLISALVYGLWYVCDTYFGWGFDALPQLGPSFY is encoded by the coding sequence ATGCTCCAGATCTTTCTTCAGGGATTTGCCGTCTATTTCATCATCTGGTGGATGACGCTTTTTGCCGTCCTGCCGATCGGCCTGCGCACCCAGGCGGACGACAACGACGTCGTGCTCGGCACTGTTCCAAGCGCGCCCACCCGGTTTCGGGCCGCTTTCGTGTTTTCGCTGACGACGCTGATTTCAGCCCTGGTCTACGGCCTCTGGTATGTCTGCGACACCTATTTCGGCTGGGGCTTCGACGCCCTGCCGCAACTTGGCCCCAGTTTCTATTAG
- a CDS encoding ABC transporter ATP-binding protein codes for MKRNVVLQLTGVERHYGQGGTLLSILKGADFSISKGEIVALVAPSGTGKSTLLHVAGLLEHPDGGEVNINGHACDGLSDEKRTAIRRSEIGFVYQFHHLLPEFSALENIMMPQLIAGLSWKEAGERAGQLLDYMRIGHRGSHRPGELSGGEQQRVAIARAVANAPTLLLADEPTGNLDPETASYVFDALEALVRQSGLAALIATHNHELARRMDRRVTISDGKIVDF; via the coding sequence ATGAAACGCAACGTCGTTCTCCAGCTTACCGGCGTCGAGCGCCATTACGGGCAGGGCGGTACGCTGCTCTCGATCCTGAAGGGCGCGGATTTTTCCATATCGAAGGGGGAGATTGTCGCTCTCGTCGCTCCTTCCGGCACCGGCAAGTCGACACTGCTGCATGTCGCAGGCCTGCTGGAGCATCCGGACGGCGGTGAAGTCAACATCAACGGCCATGCCTGTGACGGTCTGAGCGACGAGAAACGCACCGCCATCCGCCGCAGCGAAATCGGCTTCGTCTATCAGTTCCACCACCTGCTGCCGGAATTCTCGGCGCTCGAAAATATCATGATGCCGCAGCTGATCGCCGGGCTTTCCTGGAAGGAAGCCGGAGAGCGGGCCGGCCAGCTTCTCGATTATATGCGCATCGGCCACCGTGGCTCGCATCGCCCCGGCGAGCTTTCCGGCGGCGAGCAGCAGCGCGTTGCGATTGCTCGCGCCGTCGCCAATGCGCCGACCCTGCTTCTTGCCGACGAGCCGACCGGCAATCTCGACCCCGAAACGGCAAGCTACGTCTTCGACGCGCTGGAAGCGCTGGTGCGCCAATCCGGCCTTGCTGCCCTCATCGCCACCCATAATCACGAGCTCGCCCGCCGCATGGATCGGCGCGTGACGATCTCCGATGGCAAGATCGTCGATTTCTGA
- the proS gene encoding proline--tRNA ligase, which translates to MRLSRYFMPILKENPKEAEIVSHRLMLRAGMIRQQSQGIYSWLPLGKRVLDKVNAIIRDEQNRAGAIELSMPTLQSAELWQESGRYDAYGKEMLRIKDRQDRPMLYGPTNEEMVTDIFRSSVKSYKDLPLNLYHIQLKFRDEIRPRFGTMRSREFMMKDAYSFDLTREGAEHSYNKMFAAYLRTFDRLGLRAIPMRADTGPIGGKLSHEFIILADTGESEVFCHKDFVDFDIPGEHTDFDSVEGLQAIFDKWTSLYAATSEMHDEAAFNAVPEGDRLSARGIEVGHIFYFGTKYSEPMGAKVQGPDGKEHFVHMGSYGIGPTRLVPAIIEASHDDNGIIWPASVAPFDIVVINMKAGDQACDDTCELIYAALSKAGKDVLYDDTDDRAGTKFATADLIGVPVQIIAGPRAVANGEVEVKDRKTGARETMTIEAAINRFVA; encoded by the coding sequence ATGCGTCTGTCCCGCTATTTCATGCCCATCCTTAAGGAAAACCCCAAGGAGGCGGAAATCGTCTCCCACCGGCTGATGCTGCGCGCCGGCATGATCCGCCAGCAGTCGCAGGGCATTTATTCCTGGTTGCCGCTCGGCAAGCGTGTGCTCGACAAAGTCAACGCCATTATCCGCGACGAGCAGAACCGCGCCGGTGCCATCGAGCTGTCGATGCCGACCCTGCAATCGGCCGAACTCTGGCAGGAAAGCGGCCGCTACGACGCCTACGGCAAGGAGATGCTGCGCATCAAGGACCGTCAGGATCGGCCGATGCTCTACGGCCCCACCAACGAAGAGATGGTGACGGATATTTTCCGCTCCTCCGTCAAGTCCTACAAGGATCTGCCGCTCAATCTCTATCATATCCAGCTGAAGTTCCGTGATGAGATCCGTCCGCGCTTCGGCACCATGCGCTCGCGTGAATTCATGATGAAGGATGCCTATTCCTTCGATCTGACGCGCGAGGGGGCGGAGCATTCCTATAACAAGATGTTCGCCGCCTATCTCAGAACCTTCGACCGGCTCGGCCTGCGCGCCATCCCGATGCGCGCCGACACCGGCCCGATCGGCGGCAAGCTCAGCCATGAATTCATCATCCTCGCCGATACCGGCGAATCCGAAGTCTTCTGCCACAAGGATTTCGTCGATTTCGATATTCCTGGCGAACACACCGATTTCGACAGCGTCGAGGGCCTACAGGCGATCTTCGACAAATGGACCTCGCTCTATGCGGCAACCTCGGAAATGCACGACGAGGCGGCTTTCAACGCCGTTCCCGAAGGCGACCGCCTGTCGGCGCGCGGCATCGAGGTCGGCCACATCTTCTATTTCGGCACGAAATATTCCGAGCCGATGGGCGCAAAAGTGCAGGGACCTGATGGCAAGGAACACTTCGTTCATATGGGTTCCTACGGTATCGGCCCGACACGCCTTGTTCCCGCCATCATCGAAGCATCGCATGATGATAACGGAATCATCTGGCCGGCATCGGTCGCACCCTTCGATATCGTTGTGATCAACATGAAGGCGGGCGATCAGGCCTGTGACGATACCTGCGAGTTGATCTATGCCGCGCTTAGCAAGGCCGGCAAGGATGTGCTCTATGACGATACCGACGACCGGGCCGGCACGAAATTCGCGACCGCCGACCTGATCGGTGTACCCGTCCAGATCATCGCCGGCCCGCGCGCGGTCGCAAACGGCGAAGTGGAAGTGAAGGACCGCAAGACCGGCGCCCGCGAAACGATGACCATCGAAGCGGCGATTAATCGGTTCGTGGCTTAA
- a CDS encoding ribonuclease J: MAKQDELVFLPLGGVGEIGMNLALYGYGPPEHRQWIMVDCGVTFPGPDLPGVDLVLPDIRFLASERKNLKAIIITHAHEDHYGALADLWPGLNVPVYASGFTAGLLEAKRNFEKATIGEVPVTPFKAGDTINVGPFSIEGVAVNHSIPEPMSLMIRTPVGNVIHTGDWKIDHEPSLGPLTDETRFRQLGDEGVLALMCDSTNALRDGVSPSEKDVSESLRKIIENAEGRVAITTFSSNVGRIRTVAEAAEAAGREVLLLGSSLKRVVNVAQDIGLMEGVKPFISEDEYGYIPRDKVVVILTGSQGEARAALAKLSRDEMRNVAFTAGDIVVFSSRAIPGNEKAIQDIKNGLVEQGVHIITDTEALVHVSGHPRRNELQRMYEWTRPKIVVPVHGEATHLTAHKELAEQSGIALVPRVRNGDILRLAPGPVEVIGEAPHGRIYKDGSLIGDFDEMGIGERKKLSYVGHVAVNVLLDARYDIVGDPDLVSIGLPVYDDEGDEMEDTLFDAAISAIESIPRARRKDIDMLQEAVRRAIRSAANQAWGKKPVVTAFVTKV, encoded by the coding sequence ATGGCGAAACAGGACGAACTGGTATTCCTGCCTCTGGGCGGTGTCGGTGAGATTGGCATGAATCTCGCTCTCTACGGCTACGGCCCGCCCGAGCATCGCCAGTGGATCATGGTCGATTGTGGCGTCACTTTTCCCGGGCCTGACCTGCCGGGCGTCGACCTCGTACTGCCGGATATCCGCTTCCTCGCCAGCGAACGAAAGAACCTCAAGGCGATCATCATCACCCATGCGCATGAAGACCATTATGGTGCGCTCGCCGATCTCTGGCCCGGCCTCAACGTGCCGGTCTATGCCTCTGGTTTTACCGCAGGTCTGCTCGAAGCCAAGCGCAATTTCGAGAAGGCGACGATCGGCGAAGTGCCGGTGACGCCGTTCAAGGCCGGCGATACGATCAATGTCGGCCCGTTCAGCATCGAAGGTGTCGCCGTCAACCATTCGATCCCCGAGCCGATGTCGCTGATGATCCGCACGCCGGTCGGCAATGTCATCCATACAGGCGACTGGAAGATCGACCACGAGCCTTCGCTCGGGCCCCTGACCGACGAGACACGTTTCCGCCAACTCGGCGACGAGGGCGTGCTGGCGCTGATGTGCGATTCCACCAATGCGCTGCGCGACGGTGTTTCGCCCTCCGAGAAGGATGTGTCCGAAAGCCTGCGTAAGATCATCGAGAATGCCGAGGGCCGGGTGGCGATCACCACCTTCTCGTCGAATGTCGGGCGCATCCGTACTGTTGCCGAGGCTGCAGAGGCGGCAGGCCGCGAAGTGCTGCTGCTCGGCAGTTCGCTGAAGCGCGTCGTGAACGTTGCCCAGGACATCGGCCTGATGGAAGGTGTGAAGCCCTTCATCTCCGAGGACGAATACGGCTATATCCCGCGCGACAAGGTCGTCGTCATCCTGACCGGCAGCCAGGGCGAGGCGCGGGCAGCCCTTGCCAAACTCTCGCGCGATGAGATGCGCAATGTGGCGTTTACGGCAGGCGATATCGTCGTCTTTTCCTCGCGCGCCATTCCCGGCAACGAGAAGGCGATCCAGGACATCAAGAACGGCCTCGTCGAGCAGGGTGTGCACATCATCACGGATACCGAGGCATTGGTCCACGTTTCCGGCCATCCGCGCCGCAACGAGTTGCAGCGGATGTATGAGTGGACACGGCCGAAGATCGTCGTGCCGGTGCATGGCGAGGCAACACATCTGACGGCGCATAAGGAACTTGCCGAGCAATCCGGCATCGCACTGGTGCCGCGGGTGCGCAACGGCGATATCCTGCGGCTGGCGCCGGGTCCCGTAGAGGTGATCGGCGAGGCGCCGCATGGCCGCATCTATAAGGACGGCTCGCTGATCGGCGATTTCGACGAGATGGGTATCGGCGAGCGCAAGAAGCTCTCCTATGTCGGCCATGTCGCAGTCAACGTCTTGCTCGACGCCCGCTATGACATCGTCGGCGATCCCGATCTCGTTTCGATCGGCCTGCCGGTCTATGACGACGAGGGCGATGAGATGGAAGACACGCTCTTCGACGCCGCGATCAGCGCCATCGAGAGCATTCCGCGCGCCCGCCGCAAGGATATCGACATGCTGCAGGAGGCCGTGCGCCGGGCCATTCGCTCGGCTGCGAACCAAGCCTGGGGCAAGAAGCCCGTTGTCACCGCCTTCGTCACCAAGGTCTGA
- the mce gene encoding methylmalonyl-CoA epimerase, with protein MLGRVNHIAIAVPDLAAATAAYRDTLGAAVSQPQALPEHGVTVVFVELPNTKVELLQPLGDTSPIAAFLEKNPSGGMHHICYEVDNILLARDRLVEAGARVLGDGQPKIGAHGKPVLFLHPKDFFGTLIELEQA; from the coding sequence ATGCTCGGCCGGGTCAACCATATCGCCATCGCCGTGCCCGATCTGGCCGCGGCGACGGCGGCCTATCGCGATACGCTGGGCGCTGCCGTATCGCAGCCGCAGGCTCTGCCGGAACACGGCGTCACCGTCGTCTTCGTCGAATTGCCGAACACCAAGGTCGAATTGCTGCAACCGCTCGGCGATACTTCGCCGATCGCAGCCTTCCTCGAAAAGAACCCGTCCGGTGGCATGCACCACATCTGCTATGAGGTGGACAATATCCTTCTCGCCCGAGACCGGCTGGTAGAGGCGGGCGCAAGAGTGCTCGGCGATGGCCAGCCGAAGATCGGCGCACATGGCAAGCCGGTGCTCTTTCTGCATCCCAAGGATTTCTTCGGCACGCTGATCGAACTCGAACAGGCCTGA
- the dnaE gene encoding DNA polymerase III subunit alpha, producing MADTAKGSTGEATGGTPGFIHLRVHSAYSLLEGALPLKKILYKATGDSQPAIAITDTNNLFVALEFSQKAMEDGLQPIIGCQVSIDMEDGLETEKRGGQQALVKLPSIVLLAATDAGYERLVDLVSRAYLGGESNQAVHISASWLEEAGTEGLIALSGALTGPVDVAIKEGHPAQAEVRLLTLKRLFGDRLYVELQRHGTYDKRHEQKIIGLAYAHDLPLVATNEAFFPTRDDYDAHDALMAVAHNAIVSDDSRFRLTPDHYLKSRAEMVKLFADLPEALENTIEIATRCSFVLKTRKPILPRFTGATDDAEEAERAEASELRRQAVEGLDMRLATLGMSPGYEEKDYRERLDFELSVIERMRFPGYFLIVADFIKWAKQHDIPVGPGRGSGAGSLVAYALTITDVDPLRFSLLFERFLNPERVSMPDFDIDFCQDRREEVIRYVQAKYGREQVAQIITFGSLQARAALRDVGRVLEMPYGQVDKICKLVPNNPANPTPLSKAIEEEPKLQEEAAKEPVVARLLDIAQKIEGLYRHASTHAAGIVIGDRPLSKLVPMYRDPRSDMPVTQFNMKWVEQAGLVKFDFLGLKTLTVLKVAVDFVAKLGIKVDLAAIPLDDKKTYEMLSRGETVGVFQVESAGMRKALIGMKPDCIEDIIALVALYRPGPMENIPTYNARKHGDEELESIHPMIDHLLKETQGVIVYQEQVMQIAQVLSGYSLGEADLLRRAMGKKIKAEMDQQRERFVVGAVKNGVSKPQADNIFELLAKFANYGFNKSHAAAYAIVSYQTAYMKAHYPVEFLAASMTLDMSNTEKVNDFRQDAKRLGIEVIAPSVQTSFRPFETGDNRIYYALAALKGVGESAVDHIVEVRGDKPFASVEDFCLRIDPRQVNRRVLESLIYAGAFDCFDMDRAQLAAGLDRVLGYAQRAQENKLSGQSDIFGSTLTSGPEKISLPPFSPWLPSERLLKEFQVLGFYLTAHPLDSYNHILQKMRVQTFAEFSAAIKQGAANARLAGTVISKQERKTRTGNKMGIIVFSDSSGQFEAVLFSEMLNQYRDVLESGKSFVLTATGEERPEGIGLRIQTIQSLEEKSLQMQKALRVYVRDSGPLRMVAGHLNAKGDGLVSFIVIKEDGKREVEVALSEKYRITPEIAAALRAAPGVVDVELV from the coding sequence ATGGCGGATACGGCAAAGGGTTCAACGGGTGAGGCGACCGGCGGCACGCCAGGCTTCATCCACCTGAGGGTCCATTCCGCCTATTCGCTTCTCGAGGGCGCCCTGCCACTGAAGAAGATCCTCTACAAGGCGACCGGCGACAGTCAGCCGGCGATTGCGATTACCGACACCAACAATCTGTTCGTCGCCCTCGAATTCTCGCAGAAGGCGATGGAAGACGGCCTGCAGCCGATCATCGGCTGCCAGGTCTCGATCGACATGGAAGATGGGTTGGAAACGGAGAAGCGCGGCGGCCAGCAGGCACTGGTCAAGCTGCCGTCGATCGTTCTTCTCGCCGCGACGGATGCCGGTTATGAAAGGCTGGTCGATCTCGTCAGTCGGGCCTATCTCGGCGGCGAGAGCAACCAGGCCGTTCATATCAGCGCCTCCTGGCTGGAGGAGGCGGGCACGGAAGGGCTGATCGCATTGAGCGGCGCCTTGACCGGGCCGGTCGACGTGGCGATCAAGGAAGGCCATCCCGCTCAGGCGGAAGTCCGGCTGCTCACGCTGAAGCGTCTCTTCGGCGACAGGCTTTATGTCGAGCTGCAGCGGCACGGCACCTACGACAAGCGGCACGAACAGAAGATTATCGGGCTCGCCTATGCCCACGACCTACCGCTGGTTGCGACCAATGAGGCTTTCTTTCCGACACGCGACGATTACGACGCCCATGATGCGCTGATGGCGGTCGCGCACAACGCCATCGTCTCCGATGACAGCCGCTTTCGCCTGACGCCGGATCACTATCTGAAGAGCCGGGCCGAGATGGTCAAGCTCTTCGCCGACCTGCCGGAAGCGCTGGAAAATACGATCGAGATCGCCACGCGCTGCTCCTTCGTGCTGAAGACGCGAAAGCCGATCCTGCCACGCTTCACCGGTGCGACCGATGATGCCGAGGAGGCCGAACGCGCCGAGGCGAGCGAGCTGCGCCGCCAGGCGGTCGAAGGGCTGGACATGCGGCTTGCAACGCTCGGCATGTCGCCGGGTTACGAGGAAAAGGATTATCGCGAACGGCTTGATTTCGAGCTCAGCGTCATCGAGCGCATGCGTTTCCCCGGCTACTTCCTGATCGTTGCCGACTTCATCAAATGGGCCAAGCAGCATGACATTCCGGTCGGTCCCGGCCGTGGTTCGGGCGCCGGTTCGCTGGTCGCCTATGCCTTGACGATCACCGATGTCGATCCCTTGCGTTTTTCGCTGCTCTTCGAGCGCTTCCTCAATCCGGAACGCGTCTCGATGCCGGACTTCGACATCGACTTCTGCCAGGACCGCCGCGAAGAGGTGATCCGCTATGTCCAGGCCAAGTATGGTCGCGAGCAGGTGGCGCAGATCATCACTTTCGGTTCGCTGCAGGCACGCGCCGCCCTTCGCGACGTCGGCCGTGTGCTTGAGATGCCCTATGGCCAGGTCGACAAGATTTGCAAACTCGTGCCGAACAATCCCGCCAATCCGACGCCGCTGTCCAAGGCGATCGAGGAGGAGCCGAAGCTGCAGGAGGAGGCGGCAAAGGAACCGGTTGTCGCGCGGCTGCTCGATATCGCCCAGAAGATCGAGGGGCTTTACCGCCACGCCTCGACCCATGCCGCCGGTATCGTCATCGGCGACCGGCCGCTTTCCAAGCTGGTGCCGATGTATCGCGATCCGCGCTCCGATATGCCGGTCACCCAGTTCAACATGAAATGGGTCGAGCAGGCGGGCTTGGTCAAATTCGACTTCCTCGGCCTGAAGACGCTGACCGTGCTGAAGGTCGCGGTCGATTTCGTCGCCAAGCTCGGTATCAAGGTCGATCTCGCAGCCATTCCTCTCGACGACAAGAAGACCTACGAGATGCTGTCGCGCGGCGAGACGGTCGGCGTGTTCCAGGTGGAAAGTGCCGGCATGCGCAAGGCGCTGATCGGCATGAAGCCGGACTGCATCGAGGACATCATCGCGCTGGTGGCGCTCTATCGTCCCGGCCCGATGGAGAACATCCCGACCTACAATGCCCGCAAGCACGGCGACGAAGAGCTGGAATCGATCCATCCGATGATCGACCACCTGCTCAAGGAAACCCAGGGCGTCATCGTCTATCAGGAACAGGTGATGCAGATCGCCCAGGTACTATCAGGCTATTCGCTGGGGGAAGCCGACCTTCTGCGTCGCGCCATGGGTAAGAAGATCAAGGCTGAGATGGACCAGCAGCGCGAACGCTTCGTCGTTGGCGCCGTCAAGAATGGCGTATCGAAGCCGCAGGCCGACAATATCTTCGAACTGCTGGCGAAGTTCGCCAATTACGGCTTCAACAAGTCGCATGCCGCCGCCTATGCCATCGTCTCTTACCAGACGGCCTACATGAAGGCGCATTATCCGGTCGAATTCCTCGCTGCCTCGATGACGCTCGACATGTCCAACACCGAAAAGGTCAATGATTTCCGCCAGGATGCCAAGCGCCTCGGCATCGAGGTGATCGCACCCTCGGTGCAGACCTCCTTCCGCCCTTTCGAGACCGGCGACAACCGCATCTATTACGCGCTCGCCGCACTCAAGGGCGTTGGCGAATCCGCCGTCGACCATATCGTCGAGGTGCGTGGCGACAAGCCCTTTGCCAGTGTCGAGGATTTCTGCCTGCGCATCGATCCGCGTCAGGTCAATCGTCGCGTGCTCGAAAGCCTGATCTATGCCGGTGCCTTCGATTGTTTCGACATGGACCGCGCCCAGCTGGCAGCCGGCCTCGACCGTGTTCTCGGTTATGCCCAGCGCGCCCAAGAGAACAAGCTGAGCGGCCAGTCAGACATTTTCGGCAGCACGCTGACGTCGGGGCCTGAGAAGATCTCCCTGCCGCCGTTCTCGCCCTGGCTCCCCTCCGAGCGGCTGCTCAAGGAATTCCAAGTGCTGGGCTTTTATCTGACAGCCCACCCGCTCGATTCCTACAACCACATCCTGCAGAAGATGCGGGTGCAAACCTTTGCCGAGTTTTCCGCCGCCATCAAACAGGGCGCGGCCAATGCGCGCCTTGCCGGCACCGTCATCTCGAAGCAGGAGCGCAAGACCCGCACCGGCAACAAGATGGGCATCATCGTCTTTTCGGATTCTTCAGGCCAGTTCGAAGCAGTGCTGTTTTCGGAAATGCTGAACCAGTATCGCGATGTGCTCGAATCGGGAAAATCTTTCGTGCTGACCGCGACGGGCGAGGAGCGGCCGGAGGGCATCGGGCTGCGCATCCAGACGATCCAGTCGCTGGAGGAAAAGTCGCTGCAGATGCAGAAGGCGCTGCGCGTCTATGTCCGCGATTCAGGACCGCTGAGAATGGTTGCCGGCCATTTGAACGCCAAGGGCGATGGCCTGGTTTCCTTCATCGTCATCAAGGAGGATGGCAAACGCGAAGTGGAAGTGGCGCTGTCGGAGAAATACCGCATCACGCCGGAGATTGCCGCCGCCCTTCGCGCCGCCCCGGGCGTCGTCGACGTCGAGCTTGTCTGA